The following proteins are encoded in a genomic region of Phalacrocorax carbo chromosome 2, bPhaCar2.1, whole genome shotgun sequence:
- the LOC135312253 gene encoding feather keratin 1-like, translating into MACYDLCRPCGPTPLANSCNEPCVRQCEDSRVVIQPSTVMVTLPGPILSSFPQNTAVGSSSSAAVGNILGSQGVPVSSGGFGYGYGFGGLGCYGGGRGCYPC; encoded by the coding sequence ATGGCCTGCTACGACCTCTGCCGCCCCTGCGGACCCACCCCGCTGGctaacagctgcaacgagccctgtgtcaggcagtgcgagGACTCCCGCGTCGTCATCCAGCCCTCCACCGTGATggtcaccctgccaggacccatcctcagctccttcccacagaacaccgCCGTCGGATCCTCCTCTTCGGCTGCCGTGGGCAACATCCTcggctcccagggagtgccCGTCTCCTCCGGTGGATTTGGCTATGGCTACGGctttggaggcctgggctgctacGGCGGCGGAAGGGGCTGCTACCCCTGCTAA
- the LOC135312256 gene encoding feather keratin 1-like gives MACYDLCRPCGPTPLANSCNEPCVRQCEDSRVVIQPPAVLVTLPGPILSSFPQNTAVGSSSSAAVGNILGSQGVPVSSGGFGYGYGFGGLGCYGGRRGCYPC, from the coding sequence ATGGCCTGCTACGACCTCTGCCGCCCCTGCGGACCCACCCCGCTGGctaacagctgcaacgagccctgtgtcaggcagtgcgagGACTCCCGCGTCGTCATCCAGCCTCCCGCCGTGCTggtcaccctgccaggacccatcctcagctccttcccacagaacaccgCCGTCGGATCCTCCTCTTCGGCTGCCGTGGGCAACATCCTcggctcccagggagtgccCGTCTCCTCCGGTGGATTTGGCTATGGCTACGGctttggaggcctgggctgctacGGTGGCAGAAGGGGCTGCTACCCCTGCTAA
- the LOC135312261 gene encoding feather keratin 1-like has protein sequence MACYDLCRPCGPTPLANSCNEPCVRQCEDSRVVIQPSTVMVTLPGPILSSFPQNTAVGSSSSAAVGNILGSQGVPVSSGGFGYGYGFGGLGCYGGIRGCYPC, from the coding sequence ATGGCCTGCTACGACCTCTGCCGCCCCTGCGGACCCACCCCGCTGGctaacagctgcaacgagccctgtgtcaggcagtgcgagGACTCCCGCGTCGTCATCCAGCCCTCCACCGTGATggtcaccctgccaggacccatcctcagctccttcccacagaacaccgCCGTCGGATCCTCCTCTTCGGCTGCCGTGGGCAACATCCTcggctcccagggagtgccCGTCTCCTCCGGTGGATTTGGCTATGGCTACGGctttggaggcctgggctgctacGGTGGCATAAGGGGCTGCTACCCCTGCTAA
- the LOC135312258 gene encoding feather keratin 1-like encodes MACYDLCRPCGPTPLANSCNEPCVRQCEDSRVVIQPPAVLVTLPGPILSSFPQNTAVGSSSSAAVGNILGSQGVPVSSGGFGYGYGFGGLGCYGGGRGCYSC; translated from the coding sequence ATGGCCTGCTACGACCTCTGCCGCCCCTGCGGACCCACCCCGCTGGctaacagctgcaacgagccctgtgtcaggcagtgcgagGACTCCCGCGTCGTCATCCAGCCTCCCGCCGTGCTggtcaccctgccaggacccatcctcagctccttcccacagaacaccgCCGTCGGATCCTCCTCTTCGGCTGCCGTGGGCAACATCCTcggctcccagggagtgccCGTCTCCTCCGGTGGATTTGGCTATGGCTACGGctttggaggcctgggctgctacGGCGGCGGAAGGGGCTGCTACTCCTGCTAA
- the LOC135312255 gene encoding feather keratin 1-like, protein MACYDLCRPCGPTPLANSCNEPCVRQCEDSRVVIQPPAVLVTLPGPILSSFPQNTAVGSSSSAAVGNILGSQGVPVSSGGFGYGYGFGGLGCYGGRRGCYPC, encoded by the coding sequence ATGGCCTGCTACGACCTCTGCCGCCCCTGCGGACCCACCCCGCTGGctaacagctgcaacgagccctgtgtcaggcagtgcgagGACTCCCGCGTCGTCATCCAGCCTCCCGCCGTGCTggtcaccctgccaggacccatcctcagctccttcccacagaacaccgCCGTCGGATCCTCCTCATCGGCTGCCGTGGGCAACATCCTcggctcccagggagtgccCGTCTCCTCCGGTGGATTTGGCTATGGCTACGGctttggaggcctgggctgctacGGTGGCAGAAGGGGCTGCTACCCCTGCTAA
- the LOC135312254 gene encoding feather keratin 1-like — protein MACYDLCRPCGPTPLANSCNEPCVRQCEDSRVVIQPSTVMVTLPGPILSSFPQNTAVGSSSSAAVGNILGSQGVPVSSGGFGYGYGFGGLGCYGGGRGCYPC, from the coding sequence ATGGCCTGCTACGACCTCTGCCGCCCCTGCGGACCCACCCCGCTGGctaacagctgcaacgagccctgtgtcaggcagtgcgagGACTCCCGCGTCGTCATCCAGCCCTCCACCGTGATggtcaccctgccaggacccatcctcagctccttcccacagaacaccgCCGTCGGATCCTCCTCATCGGCTGCCGTGGGCAACATCCTTGGCTCCCAGGGAGTGCCCGTCTCCTCCGGTGGATTTGGCTATGGCTACGGctttggaggcctgggctgctacGGCGGCGGAAGGGGCTGCTACCCCTGCTAA
- the LOC135312257 gene encoding feather keratin 1-like has protein sequence MACYDLCRPCGPTPLANSCNEPCVRQCEDSRVVIQPSTVLVTLPGPILSSFPQNTAVGSSSSAAVGNILGSQGVPVSSGGFGYGYGFGGLGCYGGGRGCYPC, from the coding sequence ATGGCCTGCTACGACCTCTGCCGCCCCTGCGGACCCACCCCGCTGGctaacagctgcaacgagccctgtgtcaggcagtgcgagGACTCCCGCGTCGTCATCCAGCCCTCCACCGTGCTggtcaccctgccaggacccatcctcagctccttcccacagaacaccgCCGTCGGATCCTCCTCTTCGGCTGCCGTGGGCAACATCCTcggctcccagggagtgccCGTCTCCTCCGGTGGATTTGGCTATGGCTATGGctttggaggcctgggctgctacGGCGGCGGAAGGGGGTGCTACCCCTGCTAA
- the LOC135312260 gene encoding feather keratin 1-like, which produces MACYDLCRPCGPTPLANSCNEPCVRQCEDSRVVIQPSTVQVTLPGPILSSFPQNTAVGSSSSAAVGNILGSQGVPVSSGGFGYGYGFGGLGCYGGGRGCYPC; this is translated from the coding sequence ATGGCCTGCTACGACCTCTGCCGCCCCTGCGGACCCACCCCGCTGGctaacagctgcaacgagccctgtgtcaggcagtgcgagGACTCCCGCGTCGTCATCCAGCCCTCCACCGTGCAggtcaccctgccaggacccatcctcagctccttcccacagaacaccgCTGTCGGATCCTCCTCATCGGCTGCCGTGGGCAACATCCTcggctcccagggagtgccCGTCTCCTCCGGTGGATTTGGCTATGGCTACGGctttggaggcctgggctgctacGGCGGCGGAAGGGGGTGCTACCCCTGCTAA